Genomic DNA from Pistricoccus aurantiacus:
CCGTCTCGATCACGCCGCTGCCCAGCTTGCGCCGCAAGTAATGAATGTGCACATTGAGCACGTTGCTTTCCGTCTCGTCGTTCAGGCCGTACAGGCTGGCCCGCAGCTGTTCCGCGGAGAGTACTCGCTTGGGCGCCTGCAGGAAGGCTTCCAGCAGCAGCAGTTCCCGGCGCGCCAGGGCGACCTGCTGCCCCGCCACGCTGACGCTGCGCGCCTGGATGTCGAAACGCAGCGGCCCATGCTCGATGGTCGGGCTGGAGCGTCCCGCCGCCCGGCGCAGCAGCGCCTGCAGCCGGGCCACCAGTTCATCCAGATCGAAGGGCTTGATCAGATAGTCATCCGCCCCTTCGTTGAGTCCGGCGACCCTATCCTCGACGCTATCCCTGGCGGTCAGCAGCAG
This window encodes:
- a CDS encoding response regulator translates to MHVLLVEDDPLVASGIQAGLESHDFTVDHVDGLEAARRAFQALPSDIVVLDRRLPEGDGLSLLGEWRAAGVTTPVLLLTARDSVEDRVAGLNEGADDYLIKPFDLDELVARLQALLRRAAGRSSPTIEHGPLRFDIQARSVSVAGQQVALARRELLLLEAFLQAPKRVLSAEQLRASLYGLNDETESNVLNVHIHYLRRKLGSGVIETVRGLGYRLGPPEAVRAPEPDGARA